From a single Oreochromis niloticus isolate F11D_XX linkage group LG3, O_niloticus_UMD_NMBU, whole genome shotgun sequence genomic region:
- the LOC102076946 gene encoding V-set domain containing T-cell activation inhibitor 1, protein MERARLLSHCWALLFLHSSLTAAADLVNITAESGQNVTLSCRTNNNNPITFLEWSKYGLKKGYLLLYRDEWFDLENQHPLFKNRVDLQDRQMKDGDVSVILKNVTINDAETYMCHVQKDGDSMKRISIIYLSVVDPPGQPGGGREDGGKEETGE, encoded by the exons ATGGAGCGAGCACGGCTGCTGTCGCACTGCTGGGCTTTGTTGTTTCTCCACTCCTCCCTGACTGCAGCTGCAG ACCTCgtaaacatcacagcagaatctGGACAGAACGTCACTTTGTCATGCAGaactaacaacaacaaccctATCACATTTCTGGAGTGGAGCAAATATGGTCTTAAGAAAGGATATTTACTTTTGTACCGCGATGAGTGGTTTGATCTAGAAAACCAGCATCCATtgtttaagaaccgggtggatctgcaggacagacagatgaaggatggagacgtgtctgtgattctgaagaatgtgacaaTTAATGATGCTGAAACATACATGTGTCATGTCCAGAAAGACGGAGACAGTATGAAGCGCATCAGCATCATCTACCTGAGcgttgttgatcctccag gtcagccaggaggaggcagagaggatggagggaaggaggaaaCAGGGgagtga